Genomic window (Methanococcus voltae):
ATTTTTCCTTATCTTCTATTGTAAATTTACCATTTACTTTTTCTTTATTTGTAATACAGTTAGGATTTGTACATATTAATATGCCCTCAATTTCATCAGGAACTTGCACTTTAAACTTTTTTAAGACTTTGCTATCTTTTATAATATTTATGGTAGCATTTGGAGATATTAAAGCTATTTTACTTACTTCGGATTCACAAAGCTCCTTGCCCTCTATTTTTAAGATATCTTTAGCGCCATTTTTTGAATTAACATTCATAGCTAAAGTTAAAGTTGTATCTTTTGGCATATTTAATATTTGGTAAACATTTAACGCCTTTGAACATTCAATATGGTCTATAACTGTTCCGTTTTCAATTGGTTTCACTTTTAACTGTTTTTTATCGATTTCTGCAACCATAAATTCACCATTATAACTATATTATATCACTTTATTATATCTATAAGTTATCAATTTACATTATCAATTTACATTATTTTAAATATATTCTTCATTTTATAGTATATAATTTATCAATATTAGGAATTTATATATAGACTTATTTATACAATTTTATTACAGACGATATATATTAATTAACTAAATAAGTACCTAATTAACTAAATATTAACTAATTATTAACTAATTATTAACTAAATAATCATCTTTAAAACCATTTGGGGGGTTAATATGGTCTTTAAAATACCAAGTATGAATAAAAAAGAATACGATGATTTATTGCGTGAAAATTATGTTTCAAGAATCGCATTCGGGGGTTCAAAACACCCATATATTGCGCCATTTTTATATGTGTTTGACGGAGAATTTATTTATTTTCTTTCGACAAAATACGGGAGGAAAATAGAACTTTTAAAAGATAATCCGCAAGTATCTGTGGAAATTGATAAATTTGCAAAAGATATGTCTTGTTTTAAATTTATGACACTTCAGGGAACAATAATTCACGAAGAAGAGCCTGCAAAAAAAGATGCCGTAAAACAGATGTTTGTAGATATGATAGTGTCTAAGAATTTATCAAAAATAGTTCTTGAAGCACTTGGTCAAAGTTCCAGTGATTCTGTTGATTCAATAATAGAAAGTGATAATACTTATGTTTGGAAATTGGTGGACGTTGAAGATATTATTGCACTAAAAAATAAAAATAATACTAATAATACTAATAATACCAATAATAAAAATTAATAA
Coding sequences:
- the pyrI gene encoding aspartate carbamoyltransferase regulatory subunit, which gives rise to MVAEIDKKQLKVKPIENGTVIDHIECSKALNVYQILNMPKDTTLTLAMNVNSKNGAKDILKIEGKELCESEVSKIALISPNATINIIKDSKVLKKFKVQVPDEIEGILICTNPNCITNKEKVNGKFTIEDKEKLKIRCNYCEKFINEIKIKKE
- a CDS encoding pyridoxamine 5'-phosphate oxidase family protein translates to MVFKIPSMNKKEYDDLLRENYVSRIAFGGSKHPYIAPFLYVFDGEFIYFLSTKYGRKIELLKDNPQVSVEIDKFAKDMSCFKFMTLQGTIIHEEEPAKKDAVKQMFVDMIVSKNLSKIVLEALGQSSSDSVDSIIESDNTYVWKLVDVEDIIALKNKNNTNNTNNTNNKN